In a genomic window of Gemmatimonadales bacterium:
- the rsmH gene encoding 16S rRNA (cytosine(1402)-N(4))-methyltransferase RsmH, with amino-acid sequence MRSARRQGVSGEGPLTSTSHVSRELLASHGPHLAPPATFNHQPVMLEEVAALLAGCARILDSTVGAGGHAARLVATGARVLGLDRDPEAVLAAGAALAGAAEVRRGDFVDAPADAAVAAFRPDGILLDLGVSSPQLDDPARGFSFRPGTALDMRMTAGEGPSAAAWLADAGEAELAAAFREWADERRARALAREIVRRRANRPFETSDDLVGAIRAVLGPRSGPDDFARLFQAVRIAVNGEIERLGRALPALLELLSPGGVLAVISYHSGEDRVVKHAFQAWGRACVCPPQQPVCTCCGRPLGEILTRRPIRPGPAETDANPRSRSARLRAFRKAP; translated from the coding sequence ATGAGAAGTGCGAGGCGCCAAGGCGTGAGCGGTGAGGGACCTCTCACTTCCACGTCTCACGTCTCACGTGAACTTCTCGCGTCTCACGGGCCTCACCTCGCACCGCCGGCGACGTTCAACCACCAGCCGGTGATGCTGGAGGAGGTGGCGGCTCTCCTCGCGGGGTGTGCCCGAATTCTCGACTCCACCGTCGGCGCGGGCGGGCACGCCGCGCGGCTCGTGGCCACCGGCGCGCGCGTGCTCGGGCTCGACCGCGATCCCGAGGCGGTGCTCGCGGCCGGGGCGGCCCTCGCCGGCGCGGCGGAGGTCCGCCGCGGGGATTTCGTGGACGCCCCCGCCGACGCCGCCGTCGCGGCATTCCGGCCCGACGGCATCCTCCTCGATCTCGGCGTGTCGTCGCCGCAGCTCGACGACCCGGCGCGGGGGTTCAGCTTCCGTCCGGGGACGGCGCTCGACATGCGGATGACGGCGGGGGAGGGGCCGAGCGCCGCGGCGTGGCTGGCCGACGCCGGCGAGGCCGAGCTGGCCGCGGCCTTCCGCGAGTGGGCCGACGAGCGGCGCGCCCGCGCGCTGGCGCGCGAGATCGTGCGGCGCAGGGCCAACCGGCCGTTCGAGACCAGCGACGACCTGGTGGGCGCGATCCGCGCCGTGCTCGGGCCCCGGAGCGGCCCGGACGACTTCGCGCGGCTGTTCCAGGCCGTGCGCATCGCCGTGAACGGCGAGATCGAGCGGCTCGGGCGGGCGCTGCCGGCGCTGCTCGAGCTCCTTTCGCCGGGCGGCGTCCTGGCCGTGATCAGCTACCACTCCGGCGAAGACCGCGTCGTGAAGCACGCCTTCCAGGCGTGGGGCCGCGCCTGCGTGTGCCCGCCGCAGCAGCCGGTCTGCACCTGCTGCGGCCGGCCCCTCGGCGAGATCCTGACCCGCCGCCCGATCCGCCCCGGCCCCGCGGAAACCGACGCGAACCCGCGCTCGCGCAGCGCGCGGCTCCGCGCGTTCCGGAAGGCGCCATGA
- a CDS encoding penicillin-binding transpeptidase domain-containing protein, translating to MIKPPSRITLIGIAFALAALAVLAKAVDVQLVHGHEWRQRARAQQTVRVPLPARRGTLFDRNGAPLAVSQETYGVGLAPQEVSDRGRAVQLLARALHRPEGEFSRAFASDRAWLEWPGPFSWNDVMPLKTLRGVYLETRLERFYPRPDLAPQLVGRLNDAGHGASGLERALDSLLAGQPGSAVMLRDQSGHTYPSPSRPAVEPRPGDDVYLTLDAQLEEIAQHALAAAVDSVHATGGDIVIIQPATGEILAMASVRRTAAEGSGLGDAFEPGSTAKVFTAAALLRDGKATPDDKVYVEHGTYQLNGRVIHDVHPADTLTLADVLRVSSNIGMAKLGARLSPAEQFTALRDFGFGTPTGMELAGESPGRLRNPRAWTAESQASLAMGYELAVSPLQLAAAYGVLADGGVLLEPTLVRSVRDRNGDALWTARPRPVRQVVSAKVASQLTHMLQGVVEEGTGRRAALGTYQVAGKTGTARRAIGGRYLPGHYWASFVGIFPAQDPQLVLVVKLDDPQGSYFAGSTAAPVVRTILEAALATPGVALDRGRLVRRWLPDSGGETPAAAAPVPGTGIVVPWPMAPARRDTTAPVPVPDVAGSDLRAAARALHRRGFEVRLEGWGRVTGTTPAAGTPARPGRTVVVRAEGDRAG from the coding sequence GTGATCAAGCCGCCGTCGCGCATCACGTTGATCGGCATCGCCTTCGCGCTGGCGGCCCTCGCCGTCCTCGCCAAGGCCGTGGACGTGCAGCTGGTGCACGGTCACGAGTGGCGCCAGCGCGCCCGGGCGCAGCAGACCGTGCGGGTCCCGCTGCCGGCGCGGCGCGGCACCCTGTTCGACCGCAACGGCGCCCCGCTCGCGGTGAGCCAGGAGACGTACGGCGTGGGCCTCGCGCCGCAGGAGGTCTCCGACCGCGGCCGGGCCGTCCAGCTGCTCGCGCGCGCGCTGCACCGGCCGGAGGGCGAGTTCTCCCGGGCGTTCGCGTCCGACCGCGCGTGGCTGGAGTGGCCGGGGCCGTTCTCGTGGAACGACGTGATGCCCCTGAAGACCCTGCGCGGCGTGTACCTCGAGACCCGGCTCGAGCGCTTCTACCCGCGGCCCGACCTGGCGCCGCAGCTCGTCGGCCGGCTGAACGACGCCGGGCACGGCGCCAGCGGCCTGGAGCGGGCGCTGGACTCGCTGCTCGCGGGCCAGCCCGGCAGCGCGGTGATGCTGCGCGACCAGAGCGGGCACACCTATCCTTCGCCGTCCCGCCCCGCGGTGGAGCCGCGGCCGGGCGACGACGTGTACCTCACGCTCGACGCGCAGCTCGAGGAGATCGCGCAGCACGCGCTGGCGGCGGCGGTGGATTCGGTGCACGCCACGGGCGGCGACATCGTGATCATCCAGCCCGCCACCGGCGAGATCCTCGCGATGGCGAGCGTGCGCCGGACCGCCGCGGAGGGGAGCGGCCTCGGCGACGCGTTCGAGCCGGGCTCCACCGCCAAGGTGTTCACCGCGGCAGCGCTGCTGCGGGACGGGAAGGCGACGCCCGACGACAAGGTCTACGTGGAGCACGGCACCTACCAGCTCAACGGGCGCGTGATCCACGACGTCCATCCGGCCGACACCCTGACGCTCGCGGACGTCCTGCGGGTCTCCAGCAACATCGGGATGGCGAAGCTCGGCGCCCGCCTGTCGCCGGCCGAGCAGTTCACCGCGCTGCGCGACTTCGGATTCGGCACGCCGACCGGCATGGAGCTGGCGGGCGAGTCGCCCGGGCGGCTGCGCAACCCGCGGGCCTGGACGGCGGAGAGCCAGGCGAGCCTCGCCATGGGCTACGAGCTGGCCGTCTCGCCGCTGCAGCTCGCGGCGGCGTACGGCGTGCTCGCGGACGGGGGGGTGCTGCTGGAGCCGACCCTGGTGCGCTCGGTGCGGGACCGGAACGGGGACGCGCTGTGGACGGCGCGGCCGCGGCCGGTGCGGCAGGTGGTGAGCGCGAAGGTGGCCTCCCAGCTCACCCACATGCTGCAGGGTGTGGTCGAGGAAGGCACCGGCCGGCGGGCGGCGCTCGGCACCTACCAGGTGGCCGGCAAGACCGGCACCGCCCGGCGCGCCATCGGCGGCCGCTACCTCCCGGGCCACTACTGGGCGAGCTTCGTCGGCATCTTCCCGGCGCAGGACCCGCAGCTCGTCCTGGTGGTGAAGCTGGACGATCCCCAGGGCTCGTACTTCGCGGGCTCGACCGCCGCGCCGGTGGTCCGCACGATTCTCGAGGCGGCGCTGGCGACGCCGGGCGTCGCCCTCGACCGCGGACGGCTGGTGCGCCGCTGGCTCCCCGACAGCGGCGGCGAGACGCCGGCCGCCGCGGCCCCCGTGCCGGGCACCGGCATCGTGGTGCCGTGGCCGATGGCGCCCGCGCGGCGCGACACCACGGCGCCGGTGCCGGTGCCCGACGTGGCCGGCAGCGACCTCCGCGCAGCGGCGCGGGCGCTGCACCGCCGCGGCTTCGAGGTGCGCCTCGAGGGTTGGGGCCGGGTCACGGGGACGACGCCGGCGGCGGGCACCCCCGCCCGTCCGGGCCGCACCGTCGTGGTGCGCGCGGAAGGCGACCGTGCAGGCTGA
- a CDS encoding UDP-N-acetylmuramoyl-L-alanyl-D-glutamate--2,6-diaminopimelate ligase, which produces MQADALRSRLEHAGLLVRWPADAPAVIPSVTTDSRRVERDALFLAYKGSASDAHAYVGAAARAGAAFALVEHEVPDAAIPQAVVRDGRRGAAVAAAAFFGNPGDALVLLAATGTNGKTTTVHLLRHLFGDRAPAGSIGTLGAIDGKGELVPTPGALTTPGPVELQRALALLKLDGVQTVAMEVSSHSLDQDRIAGLAFRAAVFTNLTRDHLDYHRDAASYLAAKLKLDRYLAPGGYQVVNAADPAWGALPPRPERITFAIGAPADVRGEDVEGDRLGMRFRLVVRGDAAPVALPLLGAFNVENALAAAATAIALDRDLEAVAKSLSAAPQVPGRMERLTDRPCVVLRDYAHTPDALERALAALRPLTSGRLIVVFGAGGDRDTGKRPLMGAIAARGADLAVVTSDNPRREDPDRIVRDIEAGMAGVPHLRIVDRRAAVLRALAIAKPDDVILLAGKGHETHQVVGEEHVPMDEREIVAAAVGAEEAGSVS; this is translated from the coding sequence GTGCAGGCTGACGCGCTGCGCTCGCGCCTCGAGCACGCGGGGCTCCTGGTGCGCTGGCCGGCCGACGCGCCGGCCGTGATTCCGTCGGTCACCACCGACAGCCGGCGGGTGGAGCGCGACGCCCTGTTTCTCGCCTACAAGGGCTCCGCGTCCGACGCCCACGCCTACGTGGGCGCCGCGGCCCGGGCCGGCGCCGCGTTCGCCCTGGTCGAGCACGAGGTGCCCGACGCGGCGATCCCGCAGGCCGTCGTGCGCGACGGCCGGCGCGGCGCGGCCGTCGCCGCCGCGGCGTTCTTCGGGAACCCCGGCGACGCCCTGGTGCTGCTGGCGGCGACCGGGACCAACGGCAAGACGACCACCGTGCACCTGCTGCGCCACCTGTTCGGCGACCGCGCGCCCGCCGGCTCCATCGGCACGCTGGGGGCCATCGACGGGAAGGGCGAGCTGGTGCCCACGCCCGGCGCGCTCACCACGCCCGGGCCGGTCGAGCTCCAGCGGGCGCTGGCGCTCCTGAAGCTCGACGGCGTGCAGACCGTCGCGATGGAGGTGTCGTCGCACAGCCTCGACCAGGACCGCATCGCGGGCCTCGCCTTCCGCGCGGCGGTGTTCACCAACCTCACCCGCGACCACCTCGACTACCACCGCGACGCCGCCAGCTACCTGGCGGCCAAGCTGAAGCTCGACCGCTACCTCGCGCCGGGCGGCTACCAGGTGGTGAACGCCGCCGACCCGGCGTGGGGGGCGCTCCCGCCGCGGCCGGAGCGGATCACCTTCGCCATCGGCGCGCCGGCCGACGTGCGGGGCGAGGACGTCGAGGGGGACCGCCTCGGGATGCGGTTCCGGCTGGTGGTGCGCGGCGACGCCGCGCCGGTCGCCCTCCCGCTGCTGGGCGCGTTCAACGTCGAGAACGCGCTCGCGGCCGCGGCCACCGCCATCGCGCTCGACCGGGACCTCGAGGCCGTCGCGAAGAGCCTGTCGGCGGCGCCGCAGGTGCCGGGGCGGATGGAGCGCCTGACCGACCGGCCGTGCGTGGTGCTGCGCGACTACGCCCACACGCCGGACGCCCTCGAGCGCGCACTCGCCGCCCTGCGGCCCCTCACCAGCGGGCGTCTGATCGTGGTGTTCGGCGCCGGCGGCGACCGCGACACCGGCAAGCGGCCGCTGATGGGGGCCATCGCCGCGCGGGGCGCCGACCTGGCGGTGGTGACGTCCGACAATCCGCGCCGCGAGGACCCGGACCGGATCGTGCGCGACATCGAGGCGGGCATGGCGGGCGTACCGCACCTGAGAATCGTGGACCGCAGGGCCGCGGTGCTCCGGGCCCTCGCGATCGCCAAGCCGGACGACGTGATCCTGTTGGCGGGGAAGGGACACGAGACCCACCAGGTCGTGGGCGAGGAGCACGTGCCGATGGACGAGCGGGAGATCGTGGCCGCGGCGGTGGGCGCCGAGGAAGCCGGGAGCGTGTCGTGA
- the murF gene encoding UDP-N-acetylmuramoyl-tripeptide--D-alanyl-D-alanine ligase: MTAFPWTARHVAEALGQPAASWDNTYAGVSTDTRSLKERELFVALRGERFDGHDYLSDARLAGVGAVVVRHRTPRWPGFDWFEVDDTLVALGALARHRRDALAGPVVAVTGTTGKTSTKELAAAALGARLRVHKSERNLNNLVGVPLTLLATPIEAEVAVVECGASVPGEIPRLREVVRPDVAVVTTVAEGHLEGFGGLDGVFAEKLALLAGAPTAVVGTVPARLAEAARGVAKRVITAGLEAGADWTAESVTLLPDGRPRFTVRGVTVELPLFGRHMVANALVALAVADAVGVPLADAAGALARTRLPAGRSEVIELGGVTVINDCYNANPSSFAAALDLLAALRGDRRAVVVAGTMRELGAASRDLHRAVAERILAARPDVVAAVGEFAPAFEGLKKGRPKTPTLLTGEAPEAVVPGLREALRPGDVVLLKASRAVQLERVIPLLWPSAPAAGATHEVPA, translated from the coding sequence GTGACGGCCTTTCCGTGGACCGCCCGGCACGTCGCCGAGGCGCTCGGCCAGCCGGCCGCCTCCTGGGACAACACGTACGCGGGCGTCTCGACCGACACGCGGTCCCTCAAGGAGCGCGAGCTGTTCGTGGCTCTCAGGGGCGAGCGGTTCGACGGGCACGACTACCTCAGCGACGCACGCCTGGCCGGCGTGGGCGCGGTCGTGGTGCGCCACCGCACGCCGCGCTGGCCCGGCTTCGACTGGTTCGAGGTGGACGACACCCTGGTGGCGCTCGGCGCGCTGGCGCGCCACCGGCGCGACGCGCTCGCCGGGCCGGTCGTCGCCGTCACCGGCACGACCGGCAAGACCAGCACCAAGGAGCTGGCGGCCGCGGCGCTCGGCGCGCGGCTCCGCGTGCACAAGTCGGAGCGCAACCTCAACAACCTGGTCGGCGTGCCGCTGACCCTGCTCGCCACGCCGATCGAAGCGGAGGTGGCGGTCGTCGAGTGCGGCGCGAGCGTGCCGGGCGAGATCCCCAGGCTGCGCGAGGTGGTGCGGCCCGACGTGGCGGTGGTCACCACGGTCGCGGAGGGGCACCTCGAGGGCTTCGGCGGCCTGGACGGCGTGTTCGCGGAAAAGCTGGCCCTGCTCGCCGGCGCCCCGACGGCGGTCGTCGGCACCGTGCCGGCCCGCCTCGCCGAGGCGGCGCGCGGCGTGGCCAAGCGGGTGATCACCGCCGGCCTCGAGGCCGGGGCCGACTGGACGGCCGAGAGCGTGACGCTGCTCCCCGACGGACGCCCGCGCTTCACGGTGCGCGGCGTCACGGTGGAGCTGCCGCTGTTCGGCCGGCACATGGTCGCCAACGCCCTGGTGGCGCTGGCCGTGGCGGACGCGGTCGGCGTCCCGCTGGCGGACGCAGCCGGCGCACTGGCCCGTACCCGGCTGCCGGCCGGGCGCTCGGAGGTGATCGAGCTGGGGGGCGTCACCGTCATCAACGACTGCTACAACGCCAATCCCTCCTCGTTCGCCGCGGCCCTGGACCTGCTGGCCGCGCTGCGGGGCGACCGCCGCGCCGTGGTGGTGGCGGGCACCATGCGGGAGCTGGGCGCGGCCTCGCGCGATCTGCATCGTGCGGTGGCCGAGCGGATCCTGGCGGCGCGGCCCGACGTGGTGGCGGCCGTGGGCGAGTTCGCGCCGGCGTTCGAGGGGCTGAAGAAGGGCCGGCCGAAGACGCCGACCCTGCTCACGGGCGAAGCGCCCGAGGCCGTCGTCCCCGGTCTCAGGGAGGCGCTCCGGCCCGGCGACGTCGTGCTGCTCAAGGCGTCGCGCGCAGTGCAGCTGGAGCGCGTGATTCCCCTGTTGTGGCCGTCGGCCCCGGCCGCGGGCGCGACGCACGAGGTGCCGGCGTGA
- the mraY gene encoding phospho-N-acetylmuramoyl-pentapeptide-transferase, whose amino-acid sequence MIYQLLLPYAHQYTFANLVSYISFRAGAAIATALLLAFVIGPAAIARLQAHKVGQIVRTDGPATHLGKRGTPTMGGVIILVASVVSTLLWAKLDSRFVMIALAATVWMGGIGFVDDYLKVVQRRPRGLVARYKLAGQISFGLALGVVLLVFPWSGTVLPPSSTTVPFFKYVFIVLEPPLYIAFVTFVVTAWSNAVNLTDGLDGLATGLSAIAALSFAAFAYLFGRIDASEYLKVFYLPGAGELAIFCASLTGGCLGFLWFNAHPAKVFMGDTGSLAIGGGLGTTAILLKAEFLLVLVGGVFVAEAVSVVLQTSVFRYRLRRFGRPFAEQHRVFRMAPLHHHFEQLGWHESTVVTRFYILGLICALVGLATLKIR is encoded by the coding sequence GTGATCTACCAGCTGCTGCTTCCCTACGCGCACCAGTACACGTTCGCCAACCTGGTGAGCTACATCTCCTTCCGCGCCGGCGCGGCGATCGCGACCGCGCTGCTGCTGGCCTTCGTCATCGGGCCCGCGGCCATCGCGCGGCTGCAGGCGCACAAGGTCGGCCAGATCGTCCGCACCGACGGGCCGGCGACGCACCTCGGCAAGCGCGGCACGCCGACGATGGGCGGCGTGATCATCCTCGTCGCCTCGGTGGTCTCCACCCTGCTGTGGGCGAAGCTCGACAGCCGGTTCGTGATGATCGCGCTCGCGGCCACGGTGTGGATGGGCGGGATCGGCTTCGTGGACGACTACCTCAAGGTGGTGCAGCGGCGCCCGCGGGGCCTGGTGGCGCGCTACAAGCTCGCGGGACAGATCTCCTTCGGCCTCGCCCTGGGCGTCGTGCTCCTCGTCTTCCCCTGGTCGGGCACCGTGCTCCCGCCGTCGTCCACGACCGTCCCGTTCTTCAAGTACGTGTTCATCGTCCTGGAGCCGCCGCTCTACATCGCCTTCGTCACGTTCGTGGTGACCGCGTGGTCCAACGCGGTGAACCTGACCGACGGGCTCGACGGCCTGGCGACCGGGCTGTCGGCCATCGCTGCGCTGAGCTTCGCCGCGTTCGCCTACCTGTTCGGGCGGATCGACGCGTCGGAGTACCTGAAGGTCTTCTACCTCCCCGGGGCCGGCGAGCTGGCCATCTTCTGCGCCAGCCTGACGGGCGGCTGTCTCGGGTTCCTGTGGTTCAACGCGCACCCGGCCAAGGTGTTCATGGGAGACACCGGGTCGCTCGCCATCGGGGGCGGGCTGGGGACGACCGCCATCCTGCTCAAGGCCGAGTTCCTGCTGGTGCTGGTGGGCGGGGTGTTCGTGGCCGAGGCGGTGTCGGTCGTGCTGCAGACGAGCGTGTTCCGGTACCGGCTGCGGCGCTTCGGCCGGCCGTTCGCCGAGCAGCACCGCGTCTTCCGGATGGCGCCGCTGCACCACCACTTCGAGCAGCTCGGCTGGCACGAGTCCACCGTGGTGACGCGCTTCTACATCCTCGGGCTGATCTGCGCGCTGGTCGGGCTGGCGACGCTCAAGATCCGGTGA
- the murD gene encoding UDP-N-acetylmuramoyl-L-alanine--D-glutamate ligase: MIPAAWQGGEVAVLGLMRSGRAAAELLLRHGAAVYASDAGDTPAVRENAAALQALGCAVEVGGHDLARVARCRAVIASPGVPPDAPALAAARAALVPVLAELELGARFLPSTRLVVVTGTKGKSTTTACVAHLLRAAGLGDAEAAGNIGNPISAVALAERPPAWLAVEASSFQLHDAPTLSPAAGVLTNLSPDHLDRYRTAEAYYADKALLFRNAGPGSRWVVNGDDAAALGMAAAAAGTRETFSLRERAAAAFYDRTAGWLVLRGTPLLKRADLRLLGDHNVANALAAALAVPPDADRDRVAGALATFRPLPHRLEPVRELDGVLWINDSKATILSAVEVALASVPRPVVLLLGGRPKVASFAPLAAHLSGVRAVVAYGEAAPAIERDLGSAVRLVRGGDFRDVLEKAKGLARPGDAVLLAPACTSFDMFDNAEQRGRQFRAIVEAW; this comes from the coding sequence ATGATCCCCGCTGCGTGGCAGGGCGGCGAGGTCGCGGTGCTCGGCCTGATGCGCAGCGGCCGCGCCGCGGCCGAGCTGCTGCTGCGGCACGGGGCGGCGGTCTACGCCTCCGACGCCGGCGACACGCCCGCGGTGCGCGAGAACGCCGCCGCGCTCCAGGCGCTGGGCTGCGCGGTGGAGGTGGGCGGCCACGACCTCGCGCGCGTCGCCCGCTGCCGGGCGGTGATCGCCTCGCCGGGCGTGCCGCCGGACGCGCCGGCCCTCGCGGCCGCCCGCGCGGCGCTCGTGCCGGTCCTGGCCGAGCTGGAGCTGGGCGCGCGGTTCCTGCCGTCCACCCGCCTCGTCGTCGTCACCGGCACGAAGGGCAAGTCCACGACCACCGCGTGCGTCGCGCACCTGCTCCGGGCGGCGGGCCTGGGCGACGCCGAGGCCGCGGGGAACATCGGCAACCCCATCAGCGCCGTCGCCCTGGCGGAGCGGCCACCGGCCTGGCTGGCGGTGGAGGCCAGCTCGTTCCAGCTCCACGACGCGCCGACGCTCAGCCCGGCCGCCGGCGTGCTGACGAACCTCTCGCCCGACCATCTCGACCGCTACCGCACCGCGGAGGCGTACTACGCGGACAAGGCGCTGCTGTTCCGGAACGCCGGGCCCGGGAGCCGCTGGGTCGTGAACGGCGACGACGCGGCGGCGCTCGGGATGGCCGCCGCGGCGGCGGGCACGCGCGAGACCTTCTCGCTCCGCGAGCGGGCGGCGGCGGCCTTCTACGACCGCACCGCCGGCTGGCTGGTGCTGCGCGGCACGCCGCTGCTCAAGCGCGCGGACCTCCGGCTCCTCGGCGACCACAACGTGGCCAACGCCCTCGCGGCCGCCCTCGCCGTGCCGCCGGACGCGGATCGCGACCGCGTGGCCGGGGCGCTCGCCACCTTCCGCCCGCTCCCCCACCGCCTCGAGCCCGTGCGCGAGCTGGACGGCGTGCTGTGGATCAACGATTCGAAGGCCACCATCCTGAGCGCCGTCGAGGTCGCCCTGGCCAGCGTGCCGCGGCCGGTGGTGCTGCTGCTCGGCGGGCGGCCGAAGGTGGCCTCGTTCGCGCCGCTCGCCGCGCACCTAAGCGGCGTGCGCGCGGTGGTGGCCTACGGCGAGGCCGCGCCGGCGATCGAGCGGGACCTGGGGTCCGCCGTGCGGCTGGTGCGGGGGGGCGACTTCCGCGACGTGCTCGAGAAGGCGAAGGGCCTGGCGCGACCGGGCGACGCGGTGCTGCTCGCCCCGGCGTGCACCAGCTTCGACATGTTCGACAACGCGGAGCAGCGCGGCCGGCAGTTCCGCGCCATCGTCGAGGCCTGGTAG
- a CDS encoding FtsW/RodA/SpoVE family cell cycle protein, with translation MVIITAALVVFGLVSVYAASSALMQHGRPVGMSLALDQALGAALGGLLLILAARIDLGRVRRLAWPLMLGALVLLVVVVLPFTQAIAPRLNGSRRWLRLGVSIEISEIAKLVAVVWTAALCAKKGKNLSHLFRGLVPVMTVIGPMCLLILLEPDLSTAVVIGFLAMIVLFAAGARVGHFILLGAFAFPFLWDRILHVQYRLLRLTAFLDPGADRLASGYQINQSLIGLGAGRLFGVGFGQGQQKLGFLPYPYSDFIFATIGEEWGFVGVVFLVTLYGAWLFLALRLARAAADPFHQFLGVGLAALIGVDAFLHMGVGLALVPTTGLVLPFISHGRSSLVVALVATGLILNLGTRKRAAAR, from the coding sequence ATGGTCATCATCACCGCCGCGCTGGTCGTCTTCGGGCTCGTGTCCGTGTACGCCGCATCGTCCGCGCTGATGCAGCACGGCCGCCCCGTCGGGATGTCGCTCGCGCTCGACCAGGCCCTGGGTGCCGCGCTGGGCGGGCTGCTGCTCATCCTGGCGGCCCGCATCGACCTCGGCCGCGTGCGCCGGCTCGCCTGGCCGCTGATGCTCGGCGCGCTCGTGCTGCTGGTGGTGGTCGTGCTCCCCTTCACCCAGGCCATCGCCCCGCGTCTCAACGGCTCGCGCCGCTGGCTCCGCCTCGGCGTGTCCATCGAGATCTCCGAGATCGCCAAGCTGGTGGCGGTCGTGTGGACGGCGGCGCTGTGCGCCAAGAAAGGCAAGAACCTGAGCCACCTGTTCCGAGGCCTCGTGCCCGTGATGACGGTCATCGGGCCGATGTGCCTCCTGATCCTGCTGGAGCCCGACCTCTCGACCGCCGTGGTGATCGGCTTCCTGGCGATGATCGTGCTGTTCGCGGCGGGCGCGCGAGTCGGCCACTTCATCCTGCTCGGCGCGTTCGCCTTCCCGTTCCTCTGGGACCGCATCCTGCACGTCCAGTACCGCCTGCTGCGGTTGACGGCGTTCCTCGACCCCGGCGCGGACCGGCTCGCCAGCGGCTACCAGATCAACCAGTCGCTGATCGGGCTCGGGGCCGGGCGGCTGTTCGGAGTCGGCTTCGGCCAGGGGCAGCAGAAGCTGGGATTCCTGCCGTACCCATACTCCGACTTCATCTTCGCCACCATCGGCGAGGAGTGGGGCTTCGTCGGCGTGGTGTTCCTGGTGACGCTCTACGGTGCGTGGCTGTTCCTCGCGCTGCGGCTCGCGCGCGCGGCCGCGGATCCCTTCCACCAGTTCCTGGGCGTGGGCCTGGCGGCGTTGATCGGCGTGGACGCCTTCCTGCACATGGGGGTCGGCCTCGCGCTGGTGCCCACCACCGGGCTGGTGCTGCCGTTCATCTCGCACGGACGGTCGAGCCTGGTCGTGGCGCTCGTCGCGACGGGCCTGATCCTCAACCTCGGGACCCGGAAGCGCGCGGCGGCGCGGTGA
- the murG gene encoding undecaprenyldiphospho-muramoylpentapeptide beta-N-acetylglucosaminyltransferase: protein MTTVLFTGGGTGGHLMPALAIAEEMVRLDPSVRPFFVGSRRGVEASVLPQRPWRYELLPLEPLWRRRWWRNLRLPFALAASLRAVRAILVREAPAAVVGTGGYVAGPVVWAALQRGVPAALQEQNAFPGLVTRALARRARQVHLGFPEARARLSVGEGTAVFDSGNPIPAPPSPRPSRGEAKRRLGFPAERPLVFLTGGSQGALPINQAVAGALASGTFPADASLLWQCGAHSLDRFAPFRAKGRVAVEAFLDPIADAYAAADLVVSRAGAMTLAGLAAWGLPAVLVPLPTAAAGHQLSNARALADAGAAVLLEQEALTAVALSTAVGTLLGDPARMADLARRMLARARPDAAAVIAAEVLKLVAKT, encoded by the coding sequence GTGACCACCGTCCTGTTCACCGGCGGCGGGACCGGCGGACACCTCATGCCGGCGCTCGCCATCGCCGAGGAGATGGTGCGGCTCGATCCGTCGGTCCGGCCCTTCTTCGTCGGGAGCCGCCGCGGCGTCGAGGCGTCCGTGCTGCCGCAGCGCCCCTGGCGCTACGAGCTGCTGCCGCTCGAGCCGCTGTGGCGGCGGCGCTGGTGGCGAAACCTCCGACTCCCGTTCGCGCTGGCCGCGTCGCTCCGGGCGGTGCGCGCGATCCTCGTGCGCGAGGCTCCGGCCGCGGTGGTCGGCACGGGCGGGTACGTCGCCGGGCCGGTGGTGTGGGCGGCGCTGCAGCGCGGCGTGCCCGCCGCACTCCAGGAGCAGAACGCGTTCCCGGGGCTCGTGACCCGGGCGCTCGCGCGACGGGCGCGCCAGGTGCACCTCGGGTTTCCGGAGGCGCGCGCCAGACTCTCGGTGGGGGAGGGCACCGCCGTCTTCGACAGCGGCAACCCCATCCCGGCCCCGCCCTCGCCGCGCCCCTCGCGCGGGGAGGCGAAGCGCAGGCTCGGCTTTCCGGCGGAGCGTCCCCTGGTGTTCCTCACCGGAGGCAGCCAGGGTGCCCTCCCGATCAACCAGGCCGTCGCCGGCGCGCTCGCGTCGGGCACCTTCCCGGCCGACGCCTCGCTGCTGTGGCAGTGCGGCGCGCACTCGCTCGATCGGTTCGCCCCGTTCCGGGCGAAGGGCCGCGTCGCGGTGGAGGCGTTCCTCGATCCGATCGCCGACGCCTACGCTGCGGCCGACCTCGTCGTCTCGCGGGCCGGAGCGATGACGCTCGCGGGCCTGGCGGCCTGGGGCCTCCCCGCCGTCCTGGTCCCGCTCCCGACGGCGGCCGCCGGTCATCAGCTGTCCAACGCGAGGGCCCTGGCCGACGCGGGTGCCGCCGTGCTCCTCGAGCAGGAGGCTCTGACGGCGGTCGCGCTCTCGACGGCAGTGGGGACCCTGCTTGGCGACCCTGCAAGAATGGCGGACCTCGCGCGGCGGATGCTCGCGCGCGCGAGGCCGGACGCGGCCGCCGTCATCGCGGCGGAAGTGCTCAAACTGGTGGCCAAGACCTAG